In one window of Streptomyces griseus subsp. griseus DNA:
- a CDS encoding SURF1 family protein, protein MYRFLLTPRWWGINLFVVLAIPFCVFMGTWQLGRFEDRVQSHEQAAKQPDPSTRAAEPLDELLPVDKVTSGRPATATGTYADQFLVPGRELDDRRGFYVLNLLRTDSGKALPVVRGWLPGSASEARVPAAPQGEVTVTGDLQASENIHSDGVNTRGGLPEGQLGMISAASLVNLVDYDVYDAWVTLPETEAEAGGATGPDDAMKPVPAAAPQGSGLDLKAFQNLGYTGEWFVFAGFVLFMWFRLVRREAEAVRDVALGLVPEGADGADGGDGGDGGGHGDGGGRGSGEDAPEATGAADAAGASGTPDAIGAPGAAGAPGAAGTPGAPSAAGAPGAPDAAGAPGSSKAGASSSAAQGS, encoded by the coding sequence GTGTATCGGTTCCTGCTGACCCCGCGATGGTGGGGGATCAACCTCTTCGTCGTGCTGGCCATCCCGTTCTGCGTGTTCATGGGCACCTGGCAGCTCGGCCGCTTCGAGGACCGTGTGCAGTCGCACGAGCAGGCTGCGAAGCAGCCCGATCCGAGCACCCGGGCCGCCGAACCGCTGGACGAGCTGCTGCCCGTCGACAAGGTGACGTCCGGCCGGCCGGCCACGGCGACCGGGACGTACGCCGATCAGTTCCTGGTTCCGGGCCGTGAACTGGACGACCGCCGAGGCTTCTATGTCCTGAACCTCCTGCGTACGGACAGCGGCAAGGCTCTGCCGGTGGTACGGGGCTGGCTGCCCGGTTCCGCGAGCGAGGCCCGGGTGCCCGCCGCACCGCAAGGCGAAGTCACCGTGACCGGGGACCTCCAGGCCTCCGAGAACATCCACAGCGATGGCGTCAACACCCGGGGCGGGCTCCCCGAGGGCCAGCTCGGCATGATCAGCGCCGCGTCCCTGGTGAACCTGGTCGACTATGACGTGTACGACGCCTGGGTGACGCTTCCGGAGACGGAGGCGGAGGCGGGCGGTGCGACCGGCCCGGACGACGCGATGAAGCCGGTGCCCGCTGCGGCCCCGCAGGGCAGCGGACTGGATCTGAAGGCGTTCCAGAACCTGGGGTACACGGGCGAGTGGTTCGTCTTCGCCGGCTTCGTGCTCTTCATGTGGTTCCGGCTGGTCCGCCGCGAGGCCGAGGCCGTCCGCGATGTCGCCCTCGGGCTGGTCCCGGAGGGCGCGGACGGCGCGGACGGTGGAGATGGCGGGGATGGTGGGGGCCATGGCGACGGCGGGGGCCGTGGGAGCGGCGAGGATGCTCCGGAGGCTACCGGCGCTGCCGATGCCGCTGGTGCTTCTGGTACTCCCGATGCCATCGGTGCTCCTGGTGCCGCTGGTGCCCCCGGTGCCGCTGGTACTCCCGGTGCTCCTAGTGCCGCTGGTGCCCCCGGCGCTCCCGATGCCGCCGGTGCTCCTGGTTCTTCCAAAGCAGGGGCTTCTTCGTCGGCCGCGCAGGGTTCCTAA
- a CDS encoding SigE family RNA polymerase sigma factor yields MAEVLDITVVGPLRGATVRPLRRPRAPGGMPVIAPMPAARPAQLPSQRGGADETVAAGTTVDHLTETYRAHYRSLLGLAALLLDDTASCEDVVQEAFIRVHSARNRVREPEKTLAYLRQTVVNLSRSALRRRILGLKLLSKPMPDMASAEEGAYDQLERDALIKAMKGLQRRQREVLVLRYFADMTEAQVAETLGISLGSVKAYGSRGIAALRVVMEAQT; encoded by the coding sequence GTGGCAGAGGTTCTCGACATCACAGTGGTGGGCCCGTTGCGAGGCGCGACCGTGCGTCCGCTCCGGCGGCCCCGCGCACCCGGCGGCATGCCGGTGATCGCGCCCATGCCCGCTGCACGCCCGGCCCAGCTGCCGTCGCAGCGCGGGGGTGCTGACGAGACGGTGGCAGCAGGAACCACAGTCGACCATCTCACCGAGACCTACCGCGCCCACTACCGCTCACTGCTCGGCCTCGCTGCCCTGCTGCTGGACGACACCGCGTCCTGCGAGGACGTGGTGCAGGAGGCGTTCATCCGCGTGCACTCCGCGCGCAACCGCGTCCGGGAGCCCGAGAAGACCCTCGCCTACCTCCGCCAGACCGTCGTCAACCTCTCGCGCTCCGCGCTGCGCCGCCGCATCCTCGGCCTCAAGCTGCTCTCCAAGCCGATGCCGGACATGGCGAGCGCGGAGGAAGGCGCCTACGACCAGCTGGAGCGGGACGCCCTGATCAAGGCCATGAAAGGGCTCCAGCGGCGCCAGCGCGAGGTGCTGGTGCTGCGCTACTTCGCGGATATGACCGAGGCCCAGGTCGCGGAGACGCTGGGGATTTCGCTGGGTTCGGTGAAGGCGTACGGGTCGCGCGGAATCGCGGCGCTGCGCGTCGTGATGGAGGCCCAGACATGA
- a CDS encoding aspartate kinase, whose amino-acid sequence MGLVVQKYGGSSVADAEGIKRVAKRVVDAKRNGNQVVVVVSAMGDTTDELIDLAEQVSPMPTGREFDMLLTAGERISMALLAMAIKNLGHEAQSFTGSQAGVITDSVHNKARIIDVTPGRIRTSIDEGNIAIVAGFQGVSQEGKNITTLGRGGSDTTAVALAAALDAEVCEIYTDVDGVFTADPRVVKKAKKIDWISFEDMLELAASGSKVLLHRCVEYARRYNIPIHVRSSFSGLRGTWVSNEPQGDQKVEHAIISGVAHDVSEAKVTVVGVPDKPGEAAAIFRAIANAEVNIDMVVQNVSAASTGLTDISFTLPKSEGRKAIDALERAKGPIGFESLRYDDQIAKISLVGAGMKTNPGVTAGFFEALSDAGVNIELISTSEIRISVVTRADDVNEAVRAVHTAFGLDSDSDEAVVYGGTGR is encoded by the coding sequence GTGGGCCTTGTCGTGCAGAAGTACGGAGGCTCCTCCGTAGCCGATGCCGAGGGCATCAAGCGGGTCGCCAAGCGAGTCGTCGACGCCAAGAGGAACGGCAACCAGGTGGTTGTCGTGGTGTCCGCGATGGGCGACACGACGGACGAGTTGATAGATCTCGCCGAGCAGGTGTCCCCGATGCCTACCGGCCGGGAATTCGACATGCTGCTGACCGCGGGTGAGCGGATCTCCATGGCGCTGCTGGCGATGGCGATCAAAAACCTGGGCCACGAGGCCCAGTCGTTCACGGGCAGCCAGGCCGGTGTCATCACCGACTCGGTCCACAACAAAGCGCGCATCATCGACGTCACGCCGGGCCGCATCCGGACCTCGATCGACGAGGGCAACATCGCCATCGTCGCCGGGTTCCAGGGTGTGAGCCAGGAAGGCAAGAACATCACCACCCTCGGCCGCGGCGGGTCGGACACGACCGCCGTCGCGCTGGCCGCCGCCCTGGACGCCGAGGTCTGTGAGATCTACACCGACGTCGACGGCGTCTTCACCGCGGACCCCCGGGTCGTGAAGAAGGCGAAGAAGATCGACTGGATCTCCTTCGAGGACATGCTGGAGCTGGCCGCGTCCGGCTCCAAGGTGCTGCTGCACCGCTGCGTCGAGTACGCACGCCGTTACAACATCCCGATCCACGTCCGCTCGTCCTTCTCCGGACTGCGCGGAACCTGGGTCAGCAACGAGCCGCAAGGGGACCAGAAGGTGGAGCACGCGATCATCTCCGGAGTCGCCCACGACGTCTCGGAGGCCAAGGTCACCGTCGTCGGCGTCCCGGACAAGCCGGGCGAGGCGGCCGCGATCTTCCGCGCCATCGCCAACGCCGAGGTCAACATCGACATGGTGGTGCAGAACGTCTCCGCCGCGTCGACCGGCCTGACGGACATCTCCTTCACCCTCCCCAAGTCCGAGGGCCGCAAGGCCATCGACGCCCTGGAGCGGGCCAAGGGCCCCATCGGCTTCGAGTCGCTGCGCTACGACGACCAGATCGCCAAGATCTCCCTGGTCGGCGCCGGTATGAAGACCAACCCGGGCGTCACCGCCGGCTTCTTCGAGGCGCTCTCCGACGCGGGTGTGAACATCGAGCTCATCTCGACATCCGAGATCCGCATCTCGGTGGTCACGCGTGCCGACGACGTCAACGAGGCCGTGCGCGCCGTGCACACCGCCTTCGGCCTCGACAGCGACTCCGACGAGGCCGTCGTCTACGGGGGCACCGGCCGATGA
- a CDS encoding DUF1838 family protein — protein sequence MTTTPPAQPTPAELLRSLARTRASLDGEEVTYWWSGDVYSWAPDEPYRRVFGFEGLNVARLVQDADAGPDAYQLLTREAAFYLDPTSREILETWEDRPVVHVWNDPANQKWRPFPVPTTELGGQVCFSLEIPLAYPSPLPVAQYPEHSAGDTYKALELFQFFADRADLAGPAPGVPATMSWSRMSPWLPWMAQGQRPGGLTFHCRGRKLGSYDEVPERTRTYIADHHPEFAHAPEKWSEPNETSWTYFRKLHPVP from the coding sequence ATGACGACGACGCCACCCGCGCAGCCGACCCCCGCAGAGCTGCTCCGCTCCCTCGCCCGCACCCGCGCCTCGCTGGACGGTGAGGAGGTCACGTACTGGTGGTCGGGAGACGTGTACTCCTGGGCCCCCGACGAGCCCTACCGGCGCGTCTTCGGCTTCGAGGGGCTCAACGTCGCCCGCCTGGTCCAGGACGCCGATGCCGGGCCGGACGCGTACCAACTGCTCACCCGGGAAGCCGCGTTCTACCTGGACCCCACCAGCCGCGAGATCCTGGAGACCTGGGAGGACCGGCCGGTGGTGCACGTCTGGAACGACCCGGCCAACCAGAAGTGGCGCCCCTTCCCGGTCCCCACGACCGAGCTCGGCGGCCAGGTCTGCTTCAGCCTGGAGATCCCGCTCGCCTACCCGTCGCCGTTGCCGGTGGCCCAGTACCCGGAGCACTCGGCCGGCGACACCTACAAGGCGCTGGAGCTCTTCCAGTTCTTCGCCGACCGCGCCGACCTGGCCGGACCGGCGCCCGGTGTCCCCGCCACCATGTCGTGGTCGCGGATGTCGCCCTGGCTGCCGTGGATGGCCCAGGGGCAGCGGCCCGGCGGGCTGACCTTCCACTGCCGGGGCCGCAAGCTGGGCTCGTACGACGAAGTCCCGGAGCGGACCCGCACGTACATCGCGGACCACCACCCCGAGTTCGCCCACGCCCCGGAGAAGTGGAGCGAGCCCAACGAGACGAGCTGGACGTACTTCCGCAAGCTCCACCCTGTGCCGTGA
- a CDS encoding SgcJ/EcaC family oxidoreductase, with protein MTRSGQRDADPEAFLSGFRDDAIWTTAHGKRLTGLPEIGAFTRKALPPRAGSPVVATYTVDLILFIRPDAAAVKIRQRPATRDGGECLEEVFRGQENPSELVAAHPVSVSGAPTYALAKDDGVRRRGRAEHLGHRPGDTGGGVRPAVCRIVTPDGAGDAEHRTGGPRGGGGAQWCV; from the coding sequence GTGACCCGGTCCGGTCAGCGCGACGCGGACCCCGAAGCGTTCCTCAGCGGCTTCCGCGATGACGCCATCTGGACCACGGCCCACGGGAAGAGGCTGACCGGGCTGCCGGAGATCGGCGCCTTCACCCGCAAGGCGCTCCCGCCGCGGGCGGGGTCACCGGTGGTCGCGACGTACACCGTCGACCTCATCCTCTTCATCCGCCCCGACGCGGCGGCGGTCAAGATCCGCCAGCGCCCGGCCACCCGCGACGGAGGGGAGTGCCTGGAGGAGGTCTTCCGCGGCCAGGAGAACCCCTCCGAACTCGTCGCCGCCCACCCCGTGTCGGTCTCCGGCGCCCCGACCTACGCCCTGGCGAAGGACGACGGCGTCCGGCGTCGCGGCCGCGCAGAACACCTTGGTCACCGACCCGGAGACACTGGCGGCGGGGTGAGGCCGGCCGTGTGCCGCATCGTCACCCCGGACGGTGCAGGCGACGCGGAGCACCGTACCGGCGGCCCCCGGGGCGGCGGTGGCGCACAGTGGTGCGTATGA
- a CDS encoding DUF5063 domain-containing protein: MSDATLNSVTQDPGDFAVQIADQIKTFIVAVTEVSKVEEPEEAVPVLLLQVSQLLLAGGRLGAYEDVLPDERYEPDLGPEPDADGLRERFAALLEPIDVYSEVFDPYEPRKAPVPHRISDDLADLVTDLGHGLAHYEADRTAEALWWWQFSYFSNWGSTASAALRALQSLVAHIRLGQPLEELDGLDTDQDPGEDDLAEEAGRVMLQEIAGPLGLRPVK, from the coding sequence ATGTCTGACGCCACGCTGAACTCCGTCACGCAGGACCCGGGCGACTTCGCCGTCCAGATCGCGGACCAGATCAAGACGTTCATCGTCGCGGTCACCGAGGTCTCCAAGGTCGAGGAGCCGGAAGAGGCTGTTCCGGTCCTGCTCCTCCAGGTCTCGCAGCTCCTGCTGGCCGGCGGCCGCCTCGGCGCGTACGAGGACGTCCTCCCCGACGAGCGGTACGAGCCGGACCTCGGCCCCGAGCCGGACGCGGACGGCCTGCGCGAGCGGTTCGCGGCCCTGCTGGAGCCGATCGACGTCTACTCCGAGGTCTTCGACCCGTACGAGCCCCGCAAGGCCCCGGTCCCGCACCGTATCTCCGACGACCTCGCCGACCTGGTCACCGACCTCGGCCACGGCCTCGCCCACTACGAGGCGGACCGCACGGCCGAGGCGCTGTGGTGGTGGCAGTTCTCCTACTTCTCCAACTGGGGTTCCACCGCCTCCGCCGCCCTCCGCGCCCTCCAGTCCCTGGTGGCCCACATCCGCCTCGGCCAGCCCCTGGAAGAACTGGACGGCCTGGACACCGACCAGGACCCGGGCGAGGACGACCTCGCCGAGGAGGCGGGCCGCGTGATGCTCCAGGAGATCGCGGGACCGCTGGGCCTGCGACCGGTGAAGTAG
- the recR gene encoding recombination mediator RecR: MYEGVVQDLIDELGRLPGVGPKSAQRIAFHVLQAEPTDVRRLAHALLEVKDKVRFCAVCGNVAQQEECGICRDPRRDRSVICVVEEPKDVVAIERTREFRGRYHVLGGAISPIEGVGPDDLRIRELLARLADGSITELILATDPNLEGEATATYLARMVKPMGLRVTRLASGLPVGGDLEYADEVTLGRAFEGRRLLDV; this comes from the coding sequence TTGTACGAAGGCGTTGTTCAGGACCTCATCGACGAACTGGGCAGGCTGCCCGGCGTCGGTCCCAAGAGCGCGCAACGGATCGCCTTCCACGTCCTGCAGGCCGAGCCCACCGACGTACGCCGTCTCGCCCATGCCCTCCTGGAGGTCAAGGACAAGGTCCGGTTCTGCGCCGTGTGCGGCAACGTCGCCCAGCAGGAGGAGTGCGGGATCTGCCGCGATCCGCGGCGCGACCGGAGCGTCATCTGCGTGGTCGAGGAGCCCAAGGACGTCGTGGCGATCGAGCGGACGCGGGAGTTCCGCGGCCGGTACCACGTCCTGGGCGGCGCGATCAGCCCCATCGAGGGCGTCGGCCCGGACGACCTGCGCATCCGCGAGCTGCTGGCCCGGCTCGCGGACGGCTCCATCACGGAGCTGATCCTGGCGACCGATCCCAACCTGGAGGGCGAGGCCACCGCGACGTACCTGGCGCGGATGGTCAAGCCGATGGGCCTGAGGGTGACCCGGCTGGCCAGTGGCCTGCCGGTCGGCGGCGACCTGGAGTACGCCGACGAGGTCACGCTGGGCCGCGCGTTCGAGGGAAGGCGGCTCCTGGATGTCTGA
- a CDS encoding YbaB/EbfC family nucleoid-associated protein, whose translation MIPGGGQPNMQQLLQQAQKMQQDLAAAQEELARTEVDGQAGGGLVRATVTGSGELRSLVIDPKAVDPEDTETLADLVVAAVQAANENAQALQQEKLGPLAEGLGGGGSIPGLPF comes from the coding sequence GTGATTCCCGGTGGTGGCCAGCCCAATATGCAGCAGTTGCTCCAGCAGGCCCAGAAGATGCAGCAGGACCTCGCCGCGGCCCAGGAGGAGCTGGCGAGGACCGAGGTCGACGGACAGGCGGGCGGAGGCCTCGTGAGGGCCACCGTGACCGGCTCCGGCGAGCTGCGGTCCCTGGTGATCGACCCCAAGGCCGTGGACCCGGAGGACACCGAGACGCTCGCCGACCTCGTGGTGGCGGCCGTCCAGGCGGCCAACGAGAACGCGCAGGCGCTCCAGCAGGAGAAGCTCGGCCCGCTGGCCGAGGGCCTGGGCGGCGGCGGCTCCATCCCGGGCCTGCCGTTCTGA
- a CDS encoding SLATT domain-containing protein yields the protein MSQPEMQPEGPPRKESDAGSGEIGVERSASGSHAGGVGGPGGSNGGRGVGSGGAAGRDGAGSGGTGAGSGGSGGAPRAGGAWGGSGAGGRDLTGRPFPLGDWGEPAERLDELYRWVESGALATADWYLNDRVWKRRGARALRLGTAFGVVAGAALPLLDLTGTLSGSAGWGYLSLLLGAACMACDRYFGLTSGWIRNLATAQAVQRRLQVLQFDWASECVREMLGPTEGTASEAAERCLGVLRRFSEDVTELVRSETADWMVEFRAGPAPMGTQALVSGSAGGRAEPGGVPGRFSMPSVAARPNMPRQRPPEAPR from the coding sequence GTGAGTCAGCCGGAGATGCAGCCCGAGGGGCCGCCCCGCAAGGAGTCCGATGCGGGTTCCGGTGAGATCGGAGTGGAGCGTTCCGCTTCTGGCTCCCATGCCGGTGGAGTCGGTGGACCCGGGGGGAGCAACGGGGGGCGTGGGGTGGGTAGCGGTGGCGCCGCGGGGCGTGACGGGGCGGGGAGCGGCGGGACCGGAGCCGGGTCCGGGGGCAGCGGTGGGGCTCCCCGGGCCGGTGGGGCCTGGGGCGGGTCCGGGGCCGGTGGGCGCGATCTGACCGGGCGGCCCTTTCCCCTCGGGGACTGGGGCGAGCCCGCCGAGCGGCTCGACGAGCTGTACCGCTGGGTCGAGTCCGGCGCCCTCGCGACGGCCGACTGGTATCTGAACGACCGCGTCTGGAAGCGCCGGGGAGCGAGGGCCCTGCGGCTGGGCACCGCCTTCGGGGTCGTCGCGGGGGCCGCGCTGCCGCTGCTGGACCTGACGGGGACGTTGAGCGGGTCGGCGGGGTGGGGGTATCTGTCGCTGCTGCTGGGGGCCGCCTGCATGGCCTGCGACCGTTACTTCGGGCTCACCTCCGGCTGGATAAGGAACCTCGCCACCGCGCAGGCCGTGCAGCGGCGGCTCCAGGTGCTCCAGTTCGACTGGGCGTCGGAGTGCGTACGGGAGATGCTCGGGCCGACCGAGGGGACCGCCAGTGAGGCGGCGGAGCGGTGCCTGGGGGTGCTGCGGCGGTTCTCCGAGGACGTGACGGAGCTGGTGCGGTCGGAGACGGCGGACTGGATGGTGGAGTTCCGGGCGGGGCCCGCGCCCATGGGGACGCAGGCGTTGGTGTCGGGGAGTGCGGGAGGGCGGGCCGAGCCGGGGGGTGTGCCGGGGCGGTTCTCGATGCCGTCCGTTGCCGCTCGGCCGAATATGCCTCGGCAGCGGCCTCCGGAGGCGCCGCGGTAG
- a CDS encoding GntR family transcriptional regulator, producing MGPSGGVTRSTLRQQIADALRDEVLAGRLRPGREFTVKQIAEQYGVSATPVREALFDLSAQGLLASDQHRGFQVHEFTISDYRAMVEARSLVVEGIFRGSADQVAVRPEALAPIRRRASEAVRAAKGGDLDVLIGYDLRFWRELGAFVANPYITAFLAKLRVQAWVFAVHRLRGEHADEHVLWFGHEELVEAIGAGDRDGVLTVMQSYYAHALSWADHLEAQEAGETRGRPQE from the coding sequence ATGGGTCCGAGCGGAGGCGTGACCCGCAGTACGCTGCGCCAGCAGATCGCCGACGCGCTGCGCGACGAAGTGCTGGCCGGGCGGCTGCGTCCGGGCCGGGAATTCACCGTCAAGCAGATCGCGGAACAGTACGGAGTCTCCGCGACCCCCGTCCGCGAGGCGCTCTTCGACCTCTCCGCGCAGGGGCTGCTCGCCTCCGACCAGCACCGCGGCTTCCAGGTCCACGAGTTCACGATCTCGGACTACCGGGCGATGGTCGAGGCCCGCTCCCTCGTCGTCGAGGGCATCTTCCGCGGCTCCGCCGACCAGGTGGCCGTCCGGCCCGAGGCACTCGCCCCGATCCGGCGCCGGGCCTCGGAGGCCGTCCGCGCGGCGAAGGGCGGCGATCTCGACGTACTGATCGGGTACGACCTCCGCTTCTGGCGGGAGCTCGGGGCCTTCGTCGCCAACCCGTACATCACCGCCTTCCTCGCCAAACTCCGCGTCCAGGCCTGGGTGTTCGCCGTCCACCGGCTGCGCGGCGAGCACGCGGACGAGCATGTGCTGTGGTTCGGCCACGAGGAGCTGGTCGAGGCCATCGGGGCCGGCGACCGGGACGGGGTGCTCACGGTGATGCAGTCGTACTACGCCCACGCGCTGTCTTGGGCGGACCACCTGGAGGCGCAGGAGGCGGGGGAGACCCGGGGGCGCCCGCAAGAGTAG
- a CDS encoding aspartate aminotransferase family protein encodes MTPHAPHAPYADPAAGAAVKAADRAHVFHSWSAQGLIDPLAVAGAEGSYFWDYDGNRYLDFTSGLVYTNIGYQHPTVVAAIQEQAGRLATFAPAFAIEARSEAARLIAERTPGDLDKIFFTNGGAEAVENAIRMARLHTGRTKVLSAYRSYHGATSTAINLTGDPRRWPSDNGSAGVVRFWAPFLYRSPFHAQTEAEECARALQHLEDTLAFEGPATIAAIILETIPGTAGIMTPPPGYLAGVREICDRYGIVFVLDEVMAGFGRTGAWFAADHFDVVPDLLTFAKGVNSGYVPLGGVAISAEIAATFETRPYPGGLTYSGHPLACAAAVATIGVMEDEKVIENAARIGETVLGPGLRELAERHPSVGEVRGLGAFWALDLVRNRETREPLVPYNASGEANAPMAAFGAAAKKQGLWPFINMNRTHAVPACNVTEAEAEEGLAALDIALAVADEHTV; translated from the coding sequence ATGACCCCTCATGCCCCTCATGCCCCGTACGCCGACCCCGCGGCCGGTGCGGCCGTGAAGGCCGCGGACCGCGCGCACGTGTTCCACTCCTGGTCCGCCCAGGGCCTCATCGACCCGCTCGCCGTCGCCGGCGCCGAGGGGTCCTACTTCTGGGACTACGACGGCAACCGCTACCTCGACTTCACCAGCGGACTCGTCTACACCAACATCGGCTACCAGCACCCCACCGTGGTCGCCGCCATCCAGGAACAGGCGGGCAGACTCGCCACGTTCGCGCCCGCGTTCGCCATCGAGGCGCGCTCCGAGGCCGCACGCCTCATCGCCGAGCGCACCCCCGGTGACCTGGACAAGATCTTCTTCACCAACGGCGGGGCCGAGGCCGTCGAGAACGCCATCCGCATGGCCCGGCTGCACACCGGCCGTACGAAGGTGCTCTCCGCCTACCGCTCGTACCACGGCGCCACCTCCACCGCGATCAACCTCACCGGCGACCCCCGCCGCTGGCCCTCCGACAACGGCTCGGCGGGCGTCGTACGGTTCTGGGCGCCGTTCCTCTACCGCTCGCCGTTCCACGCCCAGACCGAGGCCGAGGAGTGCGCCCGCGCGCTCCAGCACCTGGAGGACACCCTCGCCTTCGAGGGCCCGGCCACCATCGCCGCGATCATCCTGGAGACCATCCCGGGCACGGCCGGCATCATGACCCCGCCGCCGGGCTACCTCGCGGGCGTCCGCGAGATCTGCGACCGGTACGGGATCGTCTTCGTCCTCGACGAGGTCATGGCCGGCTTCGGCCGCACCGGCGCCTGGTTCGCCGCCGACCACTTCGACGTCGTACCGGACCTGCTGACCTTCGCCAAGGGCGTCAACTCCGGTTACGTACCGCTCGGCGGTGTCGCCATCAGCGCGGAGATCGCCGCGACCTTCGAGACCCGCCCCTACCCCGGCGGCCTCACCTACTCCGGCCACCCGCTCGCCTGCGCGGCCGCCGTCGCCACCATCGGTGTGATGGAGGACGAGAAGGTCATCGAGAACGCGGCCCGGATCGGCGAGACCGTCCTCGGCCCCGGCCTGCGCGAACTCGCCGAGCGCCACCCCTCCGTCGGCGAGGTGCGCGGCCTCGGCGCGTTCTGGGCGCTGGACCTGGTCCGCAACCGGGAGACCCGCGAGCCCCTCGTCCCGTACAACGCCTCCGGCGAGGCGAACGCCCCGATGGCTGCCTTCGGGGCGGCGGCGAAGAAGCAGGGTCTGTGGCCGTTCATCAACATGAACCGCACCCACGCCGTCCCCGCGTGCAACGTCACGGAGGCCGAGGCCGAGGAAGGTCTCGCGGCGCTGGACATCGCGCTCGCGGTGGCCGACGAGCACACGGTGTAA